A stretch of Perognathus longimembris pacificus isolate PPM17 chromosome 1, ASM2315922v1, whole genome shotgun sequence DNA encodes these proteins:
- the Pdcl gene encoding phosducin-like protein, with the protein MTTLDDKLLGEKLQYYYSTSEDEDSDHEDKEGGGGPPASGSVPPEAEMAGECISVNTGPKGVINDWRRFKQLETEQREEQCREMERLIKKLSMTCRSHLDEEEEQQKQKDLQEKISGKMTLKELAMMSEDQDDQEFLQQYRKQRMEEMRQQFHKGPQFRRVFEITSGEGFLDIIDKEQKSTLILVHIYEDGIPGTEAMNGCMICLATEYPAVKFCRVKSSVIGASSRFTRNALPALLIYKGGELIGNFVRVTDQLGEDFFAVDLEAFLQEFGLLPEKEVLVLTSVRNSATCHSEDSDLEID; encoded by the exons ATGACGACCCTGGATGACAAGTTGCTGGGGGAGAAGCTGCAGTACTACTACAGCACCAGTGAGGATGAGGACAGTGACCATGAAGACAAGGAAGGAGGCGGAGGTCCCCCGGCAAGTGGTTCTGTGCCTCCAGAGGCAGAGATGGCAGGCGAATGTATCTCAGTGAATACAG GCCCAAAAGGTGTTATCAATGACTGGCGTCGCTTCAAGCAGTTGGAGACCGAGCAGAGGGAGGAACAGTGCCGGGAGATGGAGAGGCTGATCAAGAAGTTGTCCATGACTTGCAGGTCCCATCTagatgaagaggaggagcaaCAGAAGCAAAAGGACCTCCAGGAGAAGATCAGTGGGAAG ATGACTCTGAAGGAGCTTGCTATGATGAGCGAGGACCAGGATGATCAAGAATTTCTGCAGCAGTACCGGAAGCAGAGGATGGAAGAGATGCGACAGCAATTTCATAAGGGGCCCCAGTTCAGGCGGGTTTTTGAGATCACCAGTGGAGAAGGGTTTTTGGACATAATTGATAAAGAACAGAAGAGCACTCTCATCCTGGTCCACATTTACGAGGATGGCATTCCAGGCACCGAAGCCATGAATGGTTGCATGATCTGCCTTGCCACGGAGTACCCAGCTGTCAAATTTTGCCGGGTGAAGAGCTCAGTTATTGGGGCCAGCAGTCGGTTCACCAGGAATGCCCTTCCTGCCCTGCTCATCTACAAGGGGGGTGAATTGATTGGCAATTTTGTTCGCGTCACTGACCAGCTGGGAGAGGATTTCTTTGCTGTGGACCTTGAAGCTTTCCTACAGGAGTTTGGattactcccagaaaaagaagtctTGGTGCTGACGTCTGTGCGTAACTCTGCCACCTGCCACAGTGAGGATAGCGATCTGGAAATAGATTGA